The nucleotide sequence ATCTGGTTCGTGCCGATGCAGAAGGCGCCGATGGCGATGAGGTTGGGCGCTGCCGCCAGCACCTTGTCGGTCACATGCGTCTTCGAACGGATGCCCAGCAGATTGACGTCGCCGATCGCCGCGATCAACTCGTCCTCGTCGTAGGCGCGATCGGCGGAAACGACCTCGAACCCCGCCGACTGCAGGACCTCCACCGCATCGGGGTGAATTTGTTCGAGCAGCAGGACGCGAATCGGCTTGTGTGCGGTCACGGCGCCAGTCTACGGGGGCCTCCGGTCGCGATATCCGTCCAGTTTCAACGGCCTACAGCCGCAGCCGCCCGAGGGCGGGACGCGCTGCGCAGCCATGGGGCGGCCGCACGCTCAGCGCCGTCGCGCGAGCCGGTCGTTGCCGAAGCGGCGGTACAACGCGAGCAGGATGACGGAACCGATCACCGAACCGAAGATGCCGCTGACCTGCAGGCCGCCCTCACCTTTGTCGTGGCCGATGAGGTAGCCCAGAAAGCCCCCGACGAACGAGCCGATCATGCCGAGGACGGCCGTCAGCCAGAATCCGAGCCGGGTCCGACCCGGTACGAGCAGGCGCGCAATGGCCCCGGCGACCAGTCCGAGCAGGAAGAACGCGATGACGTTGCTCATCGGGCAATGTTCTCCCATCCCCCGGCTCTCGCACGAGCCCGCACGGTCATCCCGAGACCGGGCCGGCCGACGCACTTTTGTGATGTCACAAAGTCGCCCCGCTCGCTACATTATTGTGGGCCCACAGTAATAGGGCGGTTCCTATCAGTAACGAACGATCGGTGGCACCATGTCCGAGCCCCGCTGGCTGAACCCCCACGAGCAGCACTCATGGCGCACCTTCATCGAAGGCTTCCGGGCGCTGGTCGACGTCCTCGATCGTGAACTTCAGGCCGACAGCGGGCTCTCGCACGCCTACTACGAAATCCTGATCCCGTTGTCGGAGCACCCCGACCGGTCGATGCGCATGAGCGAGCTCGCCGACATCACCCGCTCCTCGCGGAGCCGCCTCTCCCATGCCGTGTCACGACTGGAGGAACGGGGCTGGGTTCAGCGGGTCGAGTGCGAGACGGACAAGCGCGGCCAGCTCGCCCAGCTGACCGATACGGGCTTCGCCGTCGTGGCCGCCGCGGCCCCACCGCACGTGGCCACCGTGCGCAAGTACCTGATCGACCAGCTCACGCCCGACCAGCTCACAACGATGGGCGAGATCGGCGAGATCATGCTGGCCACCAGTGCGGCCAGCGACCTGCCCCCGCGGCGGTCTTGACGTCCCCACGCGGCCGACGACACCCGCTACCCCCGTATCGGCAAATCTGCGGAAAACGCTAGATAGCCGGATACAGTCCCGTCATGGATCCCGTCCGCAATCCCTACGCCCCAGGTGCAGGCCGACGCCCTCCTGAGCTCGCCGGTCGGTCGGCCGAACTCCAGGCCTTCGATGTCGTGCTGCAACGGGTTGCGCGCGGCCGCTCCGAACGGTCGATCGTGCTCACCGGGCTGCGCGGAGTCGGTAAGACGGTGCTGCTCAACGCGCTGCGCTCGGCCGCGGTCCGCGCCGGGTGGGGAACGGGCAAGTTCGAGGCCCGGCCGGATGTCTCCCTGCGCCGCCCGCTGGCCGCGGCGCTGCATCTGGCGGTGCGCGAGCTCAACAGTGCCGATCACGAGGGCACCGAGCACGTGCTCGGCGTCCTGAAGTCCTTCGCCCTGAAGTCCCGGCCCGAGGCCAGACTCCGGGACCGCTGGCAACCGGGCATCGAGGCGCCGGCGGTAGCGGGACGGGCGGACTCGGGCGACATCGAGATCGATCTGGTCGAGCTCTTCGCCGATGCAGCCGGGCTGGCCGCCGACACCGGACGTGGGATCGCGCTGTTCATCGACGAGATGCAGGATCTCGGCGCGGACGACGTCTCCGCGTTGTGCGCGGCCTGTCACGAACTCAGTCAGACCGGTCAGCCCCTGGTCATCGTCGGCGCCGGCTTGCCGCACCTGCCGAGCGTGCTGTCGGCCAGCAAGTCATACAGCGAGCGCCTGTTCCGCTACGCCCGGATCGACCGGCTCGAACCGGACTCGGCCGAGGCCGCCCTGCGCGCTCCGGCTCGCGAGGAGGGAGCCGATTTCACCGATGGCGCGCTGTCGGAGCTCTACCGGCTCACCGGCGGCTATCCCTACTTCGTGCAGGCCTACGGCAAGGCGGCCTGGGACGCCGCGGTCACGGAGCGGATCACCGAGGCCGACGTCGCGATTGCCGCGCCCGAGGCCGAGGCCGAGTTGGCGGTCGGGTTCTTCGGTTCACGCTACGAGCGCGCGACGCCGGCCGAGCGGGAATACCTGCGAGGGATGGCCGAGGCGATGCCGGACGAGGGCACCGGCGCCACGGTCACCGTCTCCACCGGCAGGGTTGCCGAACTCCTCGGACGCAAACCCCAGTCGTTGTCGCCCGCACGGGATGCCCTGGTGAAGAAGGGCCTGGTGTACTCCGGCGAGCGGGGCCAGATCGCGTTCACCGTGCCGCATTTCGAGCGATATCTCCGACACCAGCGCAGCGACGGATAGCGAACGCCCACACGGGCGCGGGCCAAATCAACTATCAAATCCAGCTCAAGTCCCGTGCATTCCTCGGGCGTTGGGGTAATACCCAGAGTGCAAGGCCGTGACGGCCGAGATCATCGTCGATCTCCCGCTCGCCCTCACCGGCCCGGAGCCTGGCTCCGGCCTTTTGAAGGGATTGTGGGCAATGATCAGAAACCTCGTCAGTGCACCCGACAGTGCGCACCTCACCGCCGCACAGGCGGCACCCGCCACCTGGGGCATCTCGGGCCCCGACTTCCTCCGGCTGCTCATCGCCCTCGGCGTGCTGGCCACGATCATCGCCGGGTTGATCACCATCACCGCCAGCCGAAGCCTGGGCGCCCCGCTCGCTCCCCTCGGACCCACCGAGCTGGCCCTTGTCACGCGCGGGACGACCGGCGGCACTTCCGGCGGTGACTATCTCGCTGTGACGGTGGCCGTGGCCCAGCTGCGTTCGGGCGGCTGGATCGACGAGAACGGCGCTACCGAGGCGGCGGGGCCGGGGGGCGAGACCGACCGGCTGACCCGCGCGGTCTACCGCGAGATCGCCGCCGCCGGGCGCTTGCCGGGAATCAGCACGATGGCCGCCGCGGAGAACGTGCGCGCGACGACCGCGCAATTGCGGGA is from Jatrophihabitans telluris and encodes:
- a CDS encoding GlsB/YeaQ/YmgE family stress response membrane protein, which encodes MSNVIAFFLLGLVAGAIARLLVPGRTRLGFWLTAVLGMIGSFVGGFLGYLIGHDKGEGGLQVSGIFGSVIGSVILLALYRRFGNDRLARRR
- a CDS encoding MarR family winged helix-turn-helix transcriptional regulator, yielding MSEPRWLNPHEQHSWRTFIEGFRALVDVLDRELQADSGLSHAYYEILIPLSEHPDRSMRMSELADITRSSRSRLSHAVSRLEERGWVQRVECETDKRGQLAQLTDTGFAVVAAAAPPHVATVRKYLIDQLTPDQLTTMGEIGEIMLATSAASDLPPRRS
- a CDS encoding ATP-binding protein, whose translation is MDPVRNPYAPGAGRRPPELAGRSAELQAFDVVLQRVARGRSERSIVLTGLRGVGKTVLLNALRSAAVRAGWGTGKFEARPDVSLRRPLAAALHLAVRELNSADHEGTEHVLGVLKSFALKSRPEARLRDRWQPGIEAPAVAGRADSGDIEIDLVELFADAAGLAADTGRGIALFIDEMQDLGADDVSALCAACHELSQTGQPLVIVGAGLPHLPSVLSASKSYSERLFRYARIDRLEPDSAEAALRAPAREEGADFTDGALSELYRLTGGYPYFVQAYGKAAWDAAVTERITEADVAIAAPEAEAELAVGFFGSRYERATPAEREYLRGMAEAMPDEGTGATVTVSTGRVAELLGRKPQSLSPARDALVKKGLVYSGERGQIAFTVPHFERYLRHQRSDG
- a CDS encoding TIGR04222 domain-containing membrane protein; this encodes MTAEIIVDLPLALTGPEPGSGLLKGLWAMIRNLVSAPDSAHLTAAQAAPATWGISGPDFLRLLIALGVLATIIAGLITITASRSLGAPLAPLGPTELALVTRGTTGGTSGGDYLAVTVAVAQLRSGGWIDENGATEAAGPGGETDRLTRAVYREIAAAGRLPGISTMAAAENVRATTAQLRDELVKLGWLYSAQQRRRQRTAAWPVGLVLILAVARLAAGVHNHRPVGYLVLVTLALVVAGGLISLAGPKHPRPAARELGRLREHNRHLAPSNSPAFASYGPQAVALALGLYGAGVLWQADPALAEATDLSLQPTGGWLGSASGWVGGSSSWTGGSSCGGASGSGGGCGGGGGCGGGGGCGG